The following proteins are co-located in the Flectobacillus major DSM 103 genome:
- a CDS encoding VCBS repeat-containing protein produces the protein MLSIARKAVKYVGLVSIGLLVSCGSDSEMSFVKIAPNDSGILFTNTVVENDSVNMIDYSYLYNGGGVAAADLNNDGLPELFFTANQTTSRLYINRGGMKFDDITEQAGVQTDGWCTGVTFADINVDGLLDIYICRSGNTSAGFRKNLLYINQGIDNIGIPHFIEKAQEVGLADEGFSTQAAFFDYDKDGDLDVYVMNATNYDRNPNRIKPIQKDGNSIANDHLYRNDSKDGKMIFVENAKNAHILDDAWGLGLSISDVNNDGWEDIFVSNDFLANDLLYINNHDGTFTEQSPKAFGHTSQFSMGNDIADINNDGWKDIMTADMLPFEDNKRKRMAGTWTFETFQMATENGYTPQYMRNTLQLNNGVDKNGALYFSEIGQLAGVYATDWSWSPMLADLDNDGWRDLFISNGYRHDITDLDFISYNAEAQFSDAKIKDLAKKQPDYKTLNRVFRNNQDLTFQDKTLDWGIDEPTFSNGAITVDLDNDGDLDIVTNNIDEPAGIYLNKAPKETSRNFLKIQLKGNGQNTFELGAEIELFINGQKQVYHHSVTRGYQSSTDYVIHFGLGASAMVDSLKIRWSDGSVLTKTKITANQTLLVKKEQAFDLQLNPAWLKTTPNEELVIGDTEISYNDYSREPFLPHQYANQTPKMTHGDINADGLEDVYVCGGIGANGTLLIQQKDGNFIAQKIRSVANNKEEADALLFDADGDHDLDLYLAMGSTENPAGSKEYQDELWLNDGKGHFVLAENRLPVETESASCVRAADFDADGDLDLFVGTRRQVGDYPVAGKSMLLRNDKGIFHNITPPFLQQIGLVTDAQWQDTNHDSYPELFIVGEFMPIMICENTKGILSPKVMDKTFSDKKGFWNCIKLADIDQDGNWDIIVGNIGLNNRYHIDTQNPVKVYWGDFDNNGRKEPLTTYFINGKERLAHSRDELTRQLNGFRKQFPNYASYAQVDCHAIVDKAETLVSEVNFAASCWLKNQGDGTYQWIPLPKIAQIAPVKDMLLTDTNADGWLDILLVGNEYGTETSLGQNDASVGITLLGSKQGFRALLPTQNPIKIQGDARGIVSVKNPNKKNTILVSKHKGLVQIIRE, from the coding sequence ATGCTTAGTATAGCCCGTAAAGCGGTAAAATATGTAGGTCTTGTAAGTATTGGCTTATTAGTATCTTGTGGTTCAGATTCGGAAATGTCTTTTGTGAAAATTGCTCCCAATGACTCAGGTATTCTTTTTACCAATACCGTTGTCGAAAATGATTCTGTCAATATGATTGATTATTCGTATTTGTATAATGGGGGAGGTGTTGCGGCTGCCGATTTGAATAACGATGGCTTACCAGAGTTGTTTTTTACTGCTAATCAAACTACCTCTCGACTTTATATCAACCGAGGAGGAATGAAGTTTGATGATATTACCGAACAAGCAGGCGTACAAACAGACGGCTGGTGTACGGGTGTCACCTTTGCCGATATTAATGTCGACGGTTTGTTAGATATATATATATGCCGTTCAGGAAATACTTCGGCGGGTTTTAGAAAAAACTTACTGTACATTAATCAAGGTATTGATAATATAGGCATTCCACATTTTATAGAAAAAGCCCAAGAAGTAGGTTTGGCCGATGAGGGTTTTTCTACCCAAGCCGCTTTTTTTGACTATGATAAAGATGGCGACTTGGATGTATATGTGATGAATGCTACCAATTATGACCGAAATCCTAATAGAATCAAGCCTATCCAAAAAGATGGAAATAGCATAGCCAACGACCATTTGTATAGAAATGATTCTAAAGATGGTAAAATGATATTTGTCGAAAATGCTAAAAATGCCCATATCCTCGACGATGCCTGGGGGCTTGGATTGAGTATTAGCGATGTCAATAACGATGGTTGGGAGGATATTTTTGTTAGCAACGATTTCCTTGCCAATGATTTATTGTATATCAACAACCATGATGGCACTTTTACAGAGCAATCTCCAAAAGCTTTTGGACATACCAGTCAGTTTTCGATGGGAAATGATATTGCCGATATTAATAACGATGGCTGGAAAGACATTATGACCGCCGATATGCTACCCTTTGAAGATAATAAACGAAAACGCATGGCTGGAACATGGACTTTCGAGACTTTTCAAATGGCTACCGAAAATGGCTATACCCCTCAATATATGCGAAATACCCTTCAGCTCAACAATGGGGTAGATAAAAACGGAGCATTGTATTTTAGCGAAATCGGGCAGTTGGCTGGAGTATATGCCACCGATTGGAGTTGGTCGCCAATGCTTGCCGATTTAGACAACGACGGTTGGCGTGATTTATTCATTTCTAATGGTTATCGCCACGATATTACCGATTTGGATTTTATTTCTTATAATGCCGAAGCTCAGTTTTCGGATGCCAAAATCAAAGATTTAGCCAAAAAACAACCAGATTATAAAACCCTGAATAGAGTTTTTAGAAATAACCAAGACCTTACTTTTCAGGATAAAACCCTTGACTGGGGTATCGACGAACCTACTTTCTCGAATGGTGCTATTACTGTCGACTTAGACAATGATGGCGACTTGGATATTGTTACCAACAATATCGACGAGCCTGCTGGTATTTATTTGAACAAAGCCCCAAAAGAGACATCCAGAAATTTCTTGAAAATTCAACTTAAAGGAAATGGCCAAAATACTTTTGAATTAGGAGCCGAAATCGAGCTTTTTATAAATGGACAAAAACAGGTATATCATCATAGTGTAACGCGTGGGTATCAGTCTTCAACCGATTATGTAATACATTTTGGTTTGGGGGCTTCGGCTATGGTAGATTCCTTGAAAATAAGGTGGTCGGATGGAAGTGTGCTGACAAAAACTAAAATAACAGCCAATCAGACTTTGCTCGTTAAAAAAGAGCAAGCTTTTGATTTACAACTAAATCCTGCTTGGCTAAAGACTACCCCAAATGAAGAATTAGTTATTGGTGATACGGAAATATCATACAACGATTATTCTCGTGAACCTTTTTTACCTCATCAATACGCCAATCAAACACCCAAAATGACCCACGGAGATATAAATGCCGATGGCCTGGAGGATGTTTACGTTTGTGGAGGAATAGGGGCAAATGGCACTTTGCTTATTCAGCAGAAAGATGGAAACTTTATTGCCCAAAAAATCAGGTCGGTAGCCAACAATAAGGAGGAGGCCGATGCCCTACTGTTTGATGCTGATGGTGACCACGATTTAGACTTATATTTGGCTATGGGAAGTACTGAAAACCCTGCTGGGTCAAAAGAATACCAAGACGAACTTTGGCTCAACGATGGAAAAGGCCATTTTGTGTTAGCTGAAAATAGGCTACCCGTCGAAACCGAAAGTGCCTCTTGTGTACGAGCAGCCGACTTTGATGCCGATGGCGATTTGGATTTGTTTGTGGGTACAAGACGACAAGTCGGCGATTATCCTGTAGCAGGCAAAAGTATGCTGTTGAGAAATGATAAGGGTATTTTTCATAATATTACCCCACCTTTTTTACAGCAAATAGGTCTTGTTACCGATGCTCAGTGGCAAGATACCAACCATGATTCCTATCCAGAACTTTTTATTGTGGGCGAGTTTATGCCTATTATGATTTGTGAAAATACCAAAGGAATATTGAGCCCTAAAGTTATGGACAAAACATTTTCTGATAAAAAAGGCTTTTGGAATTGTATCAAACTAGCCGACATCGACCAAGATGGCAATTGGGATATAATAGTAGGTAATATTGGACTCAATAACCGCTACCATATAGATACCCAAAATCCTGTAAAAGTATATTGGGGCGATTTTGATAACAATGGGCGAAAAGAGCCTTTAACCACTTATTTTATCAATGGTAAAGAAAGATTAGCCCATTCTCGTGACGAATTGACTCGCCAACTCAACGGGTTTAGAAAGCAATTTCCCAACTATGCCAGCTATGCCCAAGTAGATTGTCATGCTATTGTCGACAAGGCCGAAACTCTTGTTTCGGAAGTCAACTTTGCAGCATCTTGTTGGCTCAAAAATCAGGGCGATGGAACGTACCAATGGATTCCTTTACCCAAAATAGCACAGATAGCTCCAGTAAAAGATATGCTTCTGACAGATACCAATGCCGACGGCTGGCTCGATATACTATTAGTTGGGAATGAATATGGTACCGAAACCTCGCTTGGCCAAAATGATGCCTCTGTAGGTATTACCCTGCTTGGAAGCAAGCAAGGATTTAGGGCTTTGTTGCCAACACAAAATCCTATTAAAATACAAGGTGATGCCCGTGGAATTGTTTCTGTCAAAAACCCTAATAAGAAAAATACTATTTTGGTGAGTAAACACAAAGGACTTGTACAGATAATTCGTGAGTAA
- a CDS encoding efflux RND transporter periplasmic adaptor subunit — MDRVIEKKKWPIKKILPIAGGVALVGLIVASYLNTTGNSKLNVEADKIMVTEVTKGNFQEFIPINGVVMPIQTIYLDAIEGGRVEELFVEDGSMVTKGQPIMKLANSDLELSLANQETSVFQLQTQMQYTRNLDAQATIQYQNSQADIDNALAEAERVYKLNERLFREKVIAEQDYKSSVNTYNYQLRRRKLVSQTLRQDSVTSMQQVNQMKETITRNQATLALMRKKASDLVVKAPVAGQLTSRNAEVGELKSRGQRLGQIDVLSGFKVRADIDEHYISRVFIGLMGEFTIGDKTYKLKIKKVYSQVTNGRFQVDMEFVGEVPNNIRRGQTLQIRLSLGDETQAVLLAKGGFYQQTGGNWIFKVGENGQKAYKVDIQLGRQNPEYYEVLSGLKPGDKVVTSSYENYGDMQELVIKKEKK; from the coding sequence ATGGATAGAGTTATAGAAAAGAAGAAGTGGCCGATAAAGAAAATCCTTCCAATAGCAGGAGGCGTTGCATTGGTTGGCTTAATCGTGGCAAGTTACTTAAACACAACAGGCAATAGCAAATTGAATGTTGAAGCAGACAAAATCATGGTTACAGAAGTAACTAAGGGCAACTTCCAAGAATTTATCCCTATCAATGGTGTGGTAATGCCAATTCAAACGATTTACCTCGATGCCATCGAAGGTGGACGTGTAGAAGAACTATTTGTTGAAGACGGCTCGATGGTAACAAAAGGACAGCCCATCATGAAATTAGCCAATTCAGATTTAGAGTTGAGTTTGGCTAATCAAGAAACCTCTGTATTTCAATTACAAACCCAAATGCAATACACACGCAATTTGGATGCACAGGCTACTATCCAATACCAAAATAGTCAGGCCGATATTGATAATGCTTTGGCCGAAGCCGAGCGAGTTTACAAGCTGAATGAAAGACTTTTCCGTGAGAAAGTAATTGCCGAACAAGACTACAAATCGTCGGTGAATACCTATAATTATCAGTTGAGAAGAAGAAAACTGGTAAGCCAAACCCTTCGCCAAGACTCGGTTACGTCGATGCAGCAGGTGAATCAAATGAAAGAAACTATTACTCGTAACCAAGCAACATTGGCCTTGATGCGTAAAAAAGCCAGTGACTTGGTGGTGAAAGCTCCTGTGGCAGGACAACTAACCTCAAGAAATGCAGAAGTAGGTGAGTTAAAATCGAGAGGTCAGCGATTGGGACAAATAGACGTACTGAGTGGATTTAAAGTAAGAGCCGATATCGACGAACATTATATTTCTCGTGTATTTATTGGCCTAATGGGCGAGTTTACGATTGGCGATAAAACCTACAAACTCAAAATCAAAAAGGTGTATTCGCAGGTAACAAATGGCCGTTTTCAGGTTGATATGGAGTTTGTGGGCGAAGTGCCTAATAATATCAGACGTGGACAAACTTTACAGATACGTCTTTCATTGGGCGACGAAACCCAAGCCGTATTATTAGCAAAAGGTGGATTTTATCAGCAAACAGGAGGTAACTGGATATTTAAAGTAGGTGAAAATGGACAAAAAGCCTACAAAGTAGATATTCAATTGGGTCGCCAAAATCCTGAATATTATGAGGTATTGAGTGGGCTAAAACCAGGCGATAAAGTAGTAACGTCTTCTTACGAAAACTATGGCGATATGCAGGAGTTGGTCATTAAAAAGGAAAAGAAATAG
- a CDS encoding ABC transporter ATP-binding protein: MLKITNLEKIYRTEDIETIALNKLNIDVKEGEFVAIMGPSGCGKSTLLNIIGLLDDADTGSFLFNGEEVIKYNERKRADLRKRNIGFVFQSFNLIDELTVYENVELPLLYLGIDATERKRRVEEVLEKVQIMHRRNHFPQQLSGGQQQRTAVARAVVNNPKLILADEPTGNLDSKNGNEVMELLINLNEAGTTVVMVTHSEHDARYAHRIIRMLDGQVVVENVLS, encoded by the coding sequence ATGCTAAAAATTACCAACCTAGAGAAAATCTATCGTACAGAGGACATCGAGACTATCGCTCTGAACAAATTAAATATTGATGTAAAAGAAGGCGAATTTGTGGCTATTATGGGGCCATCGGGTTGTGGCAAGTCTACTTTGCTAAATATTATTGGCCTGCTCGACGATGCCGATACAGGTAGCTTCTTGTTCAATGGCGAAGAAGTAATAAAATACAACGAACGCAAACGTGCCGATTTAAGAAAACGCAATATTGGCTTTGTCTTCCAAAGCTTTAACCTTATCGACGAATTGACTGTTTACGAAAACGTAGAACTTCCTTTGTTGTATTTAGGAATTGATGCTACCGAACGCAAACGCCGAGTAGAAGAAGTATTAGAAAAAGTACAGATTATGCACCGTCGCAACCACTTCCCCCAACAGCTTTCGGGTGGTCAGCAGCAGCGTACAGCGGTAGCTCGTGCGGTAGTTAACAACCCCAAATTGATTTTAGCCGATGAACCAACAGGTAATTTGGACTCTAAAAACGGTAATGAGGTAATGGAGTTATTAATTAACCTAAACGAAGCAGGCACAACGGTAGTAATGGTAACGCACTCAGAACACGATGCTCGTTACGCACACCGTATTATTCGGATGTTGGATGGCCAAGTAGTGGTAGAAAACGTATTGTCGTAA
- a CDS encoding ABC transporter permease, giving the protein MFKNFFNTALRTLLKHRSYTVINVLGLTLGITGAILIFLLTKFHLSFDTYHAKADRIYRIVTEFHFDGVSHSPGVPRPSAGALRNDFPQLEQVTMVQGGNDATVLVPNPANPSTPKKFKEEEGALCYIEPNYFKVFDYQLLKGEYSTGLKQPNNVVITQDIAEKYFGTADPIGKTFRIDAKVDLKVIGLIANIPNNTDQRYKIFASWDTQKFKTSFAEDMKHWGSVSSNTHCFLVLPPNYAVEQLQKQLLPYRKKYHGNDYQTYNYILQALKERHFDSRFDGNISFEILIGLSLVGLFLIITACINFVNLATAQALKRSKEIGVRKVLGSTKSQLFWQFIVETACITTISVICAIICAKLAFAPVNDWFDDLSGYQMSFSALFDAQTILIIICLTIVIIIFSGFYPAIVLAGFNPIVAIKGKVSTQNVGGISVRKGLVVAQFMISQVLIIFMIVIGSQMSYFKQADLGFHHEAIVTIPLPTNEKNKTETLKNEVARIADVNQLSLQFTAPSSNSNNTTNFRFDTRQIDEKFQVNTKVGDVNYAKLYDLKFVAGKNFAPSDTMREVIVNETLVKKLGVKKPEAVIGKRLQIWGNWMLIVGVLKDFHVTSLKDQIDPIAIFSRADNYTSMAVKINLSHTNTTMQAIEKYWNTAYPDYVFEYEFLDKRLSEFYNLEEAILTLIRVFSAIAIIIGCLGLYGLVSFMVTQKTKEIGVRKVLGASLSHILWLFGKEFAKLIGIAFLIAAPLGGWIMHNWLQDFTYRISLSVDVFVYAIAITAGIACITVGYQSIRAALANPVKALKSE; this is encoded by the coding sequence ATGTTCAAGAATTTTTTTAATACAGCCCTCCGTACATTGCTCAAGCATCGTAGTTATACGGTTATCAATGTGCTGGGCTTAACCCTTGGCATTACAGGAGCTATTTTGATTTTTTTGTTAACAAAGTTTCATTTGAGTTTTGACACATATCATGCTAAAGCCGACCGCATTTATCGGATAGTAACCGAATTTCATTTCGATGGCGTAAGCCATTCGCCAGGAGTACCCCGGCCATCGGCAGGGGCTTTACGCAACGACTTTCCACAACTTGAGCAAGTAACCATGGTGCAAGGAGGTAACGATGCAACGGTTTTGGTGCCAAATCCTGCCAATCCTTCTACTCCTAAAAAGTTTAAGGAAGAAGAAGGAGCACTATGCTATATTGAACCTAACTATTTTAAAGTTTTTGATTATCAATTGCTCAAAGGCGAATATTCTACAGGGCTAAAACAGCCCAACAATGTAGTTATTACACAGGATATTGCCGAAAAATACTTTGGTACAGCCGACCCTATCGGTAAAACCTTTCGGATAGATGCCAAAGTAGACCTAAAAGTAATTGGACTTATTGCTAATATTCCTAACAATACCGATCAACGCTATAAAATTTTTGCCTCTTGGGATACCCAAAAATTTAAAACATCTTTTGCCGAAGATATGAAGCACTGGGGGAGTGTTTCGTCAAATACACATTGTTTTTTGGTTTTGCCACCCAACTATGCTGTCGAACAGCTACAAAAACAGTTATTGCCTTACCGTAAAAAATATCATGGCAATGATTACCAAACATACAACTATATATTACAAGCCCTAAAAGAAAGGCATTTTGATAGTCGCTTTGATGGCAATATCTCTTTTGAAATACTAATAGGGCTTTCGCTAGTGGGTTTGTTTTTGATTATTACGGCTTGTATCAATTTTGTTAATTTGGCTACAGCACAAGCTCTGAAGCGTTCTAAAGAAATTGGCGTTCGTAAAGTATTAGGTAGTACAAAATCTCAATTGTTTTGGCAATTTATTGTTGAAACAGCCTGTATTACTACTATTTCAGTTATTTGTGCTATTATTTGTGCCAAGCTCGCTTTTGCTCCTGTCAATGACTGGTTCGATGACCTTTCGGGGTATCAAATGTCATTTTCAGCCCTTTTCGATGCACAAACGATACTTATTATCATCTGTTTGACCATTGTTATCATTATATTCTCTGGGTTTTATCCAGCAATTGTTTTGGCGGGCTTCAACCCCATAGTAGCCATAAAAGGAAAAGTGAGTACTCAGAATGTAGGCGGTATTTCAGTACGAAAAGGATTAGTAGTAGCTCAATTCATGATATCGCAAGTACTCATTATTTTTATGATTGTAATAGGCTCGCAAATGAGCTATTTTAAACAAGCCGATTTGGGCTTTCATCATGAAGCCATTGTAACAATACCTTTGCCAACAAACGAAAAAAACAAAACTGAAACCCTCAAAAACGAAGTGGCTCGTATAGCCGACGTTAATCAGTTAAGTTTACAGTTTACAGCACCGTCATCTAACTCAAACAATACTACTAATTTTAGGTTTGATACTCGTCAAATAGATGAAAAATTTCAGGTAAATACCAAAGTAGGCGATGTCAATTATGCCAAGCTATACGACTTGAAATTTGTAGCAGGCAAAAATTTTGCTCCAAGCGACACCATGCGTGAGGTAATTGTGAACGAAACCTTAGTGAAAAAATTAGGTGTGAAAAAACCTGAGGCAGTGATAGGAAAACGCTTACAAATTTGGGGTAATTGGATGCTAATAGTGGGTGTGCTGAAAGATTTTCATGTAACCTCATTAAAAGACCAAATAGATCCTATTGCTATATTTTCGAGGGCCGATAATTATACTTCAATGGCCGTAAAAATCAACCTGAGCCATACCAATACAACCATGCAGGCTATTGAAAAGTATTGGAACACAGCCTACCCCGACTATGTGTTTGAGTATGAATTCTTAGATAAAAGACTTTCTGAGTTTTATAACTTAGAAGAAGCCATTTTAACACTTATTCGAGTATTCTCTGCTATTGCCATTATTATTGGTTGTCTTGGATTGTATGGGCTAGTGTCGTTTATGGTAACTCAAAAAACCAAGGAAATAGGGGTACGCAAAGTATTGGGTGCAAGCCTTAGCCATATTTTGTGGCTTTTTGGAAAAGAATTTGCCAAACTCATAGGTATAGCTTTCTTAATAGCCGCACCACTAGGTGGATGGATTATGCACAATTGGCTACAAGATTTTACCTATCGTATATCTTTATCAGTCGATGTATTTGTGTATGCTATTGCTATTACAGCAGGTATTGCATGTATTACTGTGGGGTATCAGTCTATTAGGGCTGCTTTGGCCAACCCAGTGAAAGCGTTAAAATCTGAATAA